Part of the Phragmites australis chromosome 23, lpPhrAust1.1, whole genome shotgun sequence genome is shown below.
GGAATTGTAGCATATGAttctcgcactagtgaagcaaatgatgaagtatagAAGATCATtgatttgcagaaattagcaaacaatctgcctgatcatttttgtgatttgaagagcgtgactaagtcgtATGTGCCTGCATGCAATAcaccggagagggtggaagtaccaaaggAATGTACCACTTATCTTAtcctaggagctccgaaaaaCAATAAAAGGACAATAAATTTGGTTTCTCAAGTCTCAAATAGCTGGAGATGTCTGACGAAAGTGGGAAATAAGAGCTTACCATAGCCGATCACAAGAGTGTCCCAatggaaaaagaaggggagccagttgatACCGGGTGATAGTATAGAACTTTAGGAAGTAGGCATATCATATTTGAATCTTCCCATgcaggaagaaaccagcgaAAATGCACGTGCTGAAATCGATGTTGCTAAACTAAAGGATCTTCTCTAAcgaaattatgaagagcaagatgaagaagcacttgAAAGTGCAACCAATGATGAAATAGCATTACACTATGTGAATTCAGAGAAATCCTAGAATAGAACAACCACaatagtcgacacatacttcgcaaACAAAATTACCACAattatagatcatgaccctgagcctgcatcgctcacGGAATGTAGGatgaggtcagattgggaagactggcaGAAGGTAATAACAACTTAATTGTTGTCCCTGAAtaaaagagaggtttttgggctagtatgccgcacacctccccacatcaaaccagtaggatacaagtgagtttttgttcgtaagaggaatgaaaggaatgaaattgtgaggtacaaagcacgactagtggaacaaggtttcactcaacgaccagaTATTGATTATGAATAAATCTATTCCCTGTGATGGGTgatattacctttagatatttgatCTCAAAGGTAGTCAACCTAGAgttaaaaatgaaattgatagaTGATGTGActgcatatctttatgggagcctagattcggatatttatatgaagatacctgaaggaataccattgccgaatcaggatagaggaaatagacacATGTATAGTGTATAGTTGAAGAAGTCActgtatgggttgaaacagtcagaTAAAATTTGGTACAattgtttgagtgaatttcttggaaaacaaggctacacaaatagcacagaTTGTCCCTGTGTATTTATAAGAAGATCCCATAATAGATTATGcataatatctgtatatgtagatgatctgaatgTCATCAGTacaaaagaagcaaattcatacttgaagtctgaattcgaagaaagatttgggtaaaaccaagttTTGCTTGGGCTTGCAGCTAGAATATGCAGCATatggaatctttgtacatcaatcaaactacactcagaaagtgttagagcggtttggttttgaaaattcATTTTTCGCTAAAATCCCTATGGTCGGAAGATCATTGCAACCAGATCATGATCCTTATAGACCtatagaagagagagaggaagtaTTGTGACTAGAATTGCCATACTTGAGTGCAATAGGTGCGTCGATGTATgtggctaattgcactaggtcAGATATAGCATTTGCAGTAAACATACTTGTACGATACGATGCAGAGACCACTAAAAGGCATTGGAAGGGCTTGAAGAATATTTTACGCTACTTgtaaggtagcaaagatctaggactgttctaaagaaaaagtCACGACCTAAGTCTGGTTAGATACGTAGATGTTGGATACctgtcagacccgcatacagTGAAATCACAAACTGGAAGGGCTTGAAGAATATTTTACGCTACTTgtaaggtagcaaagatctaggactgttctaaagaaaaagtCATGACCTAAGTCTGGTTAGATACGTAGATGTTGGATACctgtcagacccgcatacagTGAAATCATAAACTGGCTATATTTTCCTATTTGGTGGAACTGTAATTTCCTAGAAATCGacaaagcaaagtcttgtatctacgtCGACGAACCACTcggaaataatagctttatatgaagccgcacAGAAATACGTAtagcttagaagagtgatcaattaTTTCCAacagtcatgtggtttgaacaTCACTAATACCCCTActattatctataaagataatgctgcatgtgtCGTACAAGTGCAATCAGGATATGTGAGAAACAACTTAACAAAGCATATCAACCTAAATTCTTTTATACTCATGAATTACATAAGATGAACAAAATAAAGGTAATACATACCAAGTTATGTGAAAATCttacagatttattcactaagtctctcacCGTATCTAGTTTTGACAGATGTGTTCGTGGCGTTGGGATGATAAGGTTTACAGAGTTGCACATtccggggggtgggggggggggattttcacataatacagatatgaagaattaaatcttagtcaagaagattaagtatcCAAAGTTAattatgaagattatatgaagcatttttAAGTGAATTGTACTCATTTTCCcttaaatgagtttttttttctaaagttTCTTATGTTAAGATTTCTAATGAGGTAATTCGTATGACCATATCGTgagttatgtattttttcttctaattttttccaCTAAGTTTTTagggagttttgatgagacatatgcatttcATAAGAAGTGCTCAAGGGAGAGTGTTATGAAACCTAGAGTTTCACAACTGAATATGGGTCCATCTCGATCTGTTAaaagattcgattctatctcttatGATTTTTAACACTATATATTCGGGAAAACACTCATCATTGTAAATagagatgaataaaaaatagacaaacTTTTCTCTATATTATGTCTTCTTTTGCAATTATTCTCTCGAGAAATCGCTGGACTACACTTAGTAGCAACGGTTTCTTAAATCTATCATTATAAATagagatgaataaaaaatagacaaacTTTCCTCTATATTATGTCTTTTTTTACAATTGCTCTATCGAGAAATCGCTAGACTACACTCGGTAGCAATAATTTCTCAATAGATACAAACTATAGTATCAAACACACGCTCAAACATACATCACACGCACCCCTACATATATACTAAGATGTATCACCCCTACATATATACTGAGATGTATCCTAGACCAACAACCTATACGTTCGAGActgtaaaaaaataatagagaaAAACCCTCGGTAAAACACCTAGATCCGATCCCAGAGATCGAACCAGCCGGGTGCACAACGGCAACACTACCATCGCGCTACTAGCGCGTTCTCGGCGTACTAGTGGTTAGTCGTAGGCAGCGGGAAAGCCTAAAGTGCGATGCATGATTGACGGGGCAACTTGCCATCGAGGGGCCACTTTTGATTCGGTGGTTCAGCCGCTATTTCGAGCACGTACCCGGTACGGTGCAATCCAACCGCCGCAGACATATACTTATAGTACTATGGGCCAACAGCTCATAAATCGGCACTTGGTGCTACTACAGTACCAATATCAGGATATGCTTGAACATGGATGGATATGCATGCTATGTTTGttaggagcggcggcggctatcAGAGAATCAGCCTCGGCTTGGATGGTTGTATCCTCTCCTCACTAAGAATTACATTCTAAATTTATTTCTTACCTATCTCACTCAGTCAGAATTTTCTATACGACGTATTTATTAACAACAATACATATGTGATGactttattaatttttaattttatatctttGATTTTTAGTAGATATTATGTAATATATGTATGATGATGTAAATATATGCGTATGTGTATTATAGTATGCTTAATAAAAGATAGCGGTCACTATCAGTTGTTGGCATTCATTGCATGCGTTAATTAGTACGTTACGGTTGAGCTCGTCACGGATACTATTGTGAGCTTCCTCTAACAACCAGTAGACAGTAGCAGCACAAGCAGGCCCATCTCCTTTGCTTGCTAGCTAGGACTGATGATTCCATGGTGAGACATTAGCTAGCCGTTCGATCCGATCTTTAGTGGCTTcttgattgattaattatattgaGCATGGCACATGCACGCATGATTTAGTGCCGGTATAGATTCGATCCATAGGTCATCGATGCACAGGTTGACTCGTGTGTGTGCAGTGCTCCCACCGATCCCAAATATAATTCATTAAAGCATTGACATAGTCTCTAATGTAGCACTTTGACTAATACtagttataaaaatatattatttcaaataaaaatacttaGATATTATGAAAACAAGCTAGGGTATATGCTTGTCCTGCTGGATTAATTTGTTGAATACTGAAAATCCTCATATATCTCCTATTCATGAATGCATGTCGATGCGACTGCACTCTGCACGAACTAGTAGCTAGTGACTACGAGCTAGCTTATCAGAAATGGACGGCCACGCACGTATGAGGCGCGCCGACACATCACGCACGCATGAGGccatgagcagcagcagctgctggtgGTGGTTACTCCATCGTTTTCGCCACGACACCACACTTGGCTGGCCTCCAAAGCCCTCCATCTCGCATCTGTCCACGCGCGCGCGCTCACGGCCAACCGTCGCCGTCGCGGCGCGTGTGCATGCTTTTGCAACGGCGACCGGTCACGTACTCGCGCACTGCTCCGGCCGGCCGTCGACGTCCCAGTGCATGCGGCAGTGACCACTCGATCGTCATGTGCGTGTGCTGAGTGCCCGTTTTAATTTATTGATGCTTTTTTTCACGTTTTATAGAGTTTAGCGTCCGAAAATTTGAAAGTTTTCGGTTGACCGTATGAACGTGTATGAACTCTAAGAGTTTAAGGAAGGGGTTGCTGTTAGCCGGAGGCTGGCTTGGTGGAAGAAGCTGCAGCAACGGCAGGTGGAAGAACGGTTACTAGCTGTCAGATTTCATTCGTGTGGCTTTTATTATCAACCGAAGAAAAACTCATTTTCAAACGTATGAAGAATAACATCACCTTTTTTTCTGTGCCATAGTACGTCGACACAGTAGCGCTCAAGTAACTGGACATTTTGACGTCTAGCTAGTCTATGAACTTCTGTGTCGTCAGTGGTGCATTGATGTACACGTAAGTCTTTCAGATGTACGTAACGGCCGGCCGGTTATTCGATAGTTTTTACTTGTACATTTACACGTGGTCGTTGTTCCTATATATGACTTCGCTGCATGGTTGATGTTGTCCATGATAAGTTTACGCACCTGAGAGGATGACGAGGTCCTTGACGTCGAGTCCCTTGCTGGCGAAGTTGGCCTCGAGGGTGGTGAAGTTGGCCGACGGCGAGGGGATGTTGGCCAGCGCCTCCGACGCCAGCGACACCACGCCGTCGCGCCGCCCCAGCTGCACGTCCCACAGGTCCCGACCGAACTGCATACGCAAACCAACGCCACGCACGTCAAGTCCGGTGGCCGCTCGGCTGCTCATCAGGGGATCGAGCGATTTGCGTACCTGGAATGAGACGGCGTCCCTGGCGGCGAGCGCGACgatgtcggcgcaggagacggtgcCGGGGCAGACGGCCTCCAGCACGGCCTTGGCGGTGTCGATCACGTCGAAGCCGCCCAGCGACCCGTTCGGCGCCGCGTCCTTCTCCGCTGTGCTGCCCGACGTCGAGTCGATCAGCACCGACGCGTCGCACCCCTACCATTCCCATTAATGAGAACCATGTATACATGCGCGATGGCTGCTTCAGTTCGTCGTCGATCGAAGCCACCTGATTTATATGCTTACCctgacgaagcagtcgtggaagaagAGGCGGAGCAGCTTGGCGGGGAGCGCGGCGGGGTCGGCGGCGACGCGGGCGAGCACGATGTCGCGcaccaccgcctccgccgccgggcAGCTGCGCCGGTAGAAGTGCGCCTTCAGCAGCGCGCCGTGgcagccgccggcgccggcgaggagcaGCACCGTGAGCGCCACCAGGTGGATGACGAGcaatgccgccgccgccggcggcctCAAGCTCCTGCTCCGAGCC
Proteins encoded:
- the LOC133905813 gene encoding peroxidase 3-like, which codes for MARSRSLRPPAAAALLVIHLVALTVLLLAGAGGCHGALLKAHFYRRSCPAAEAVVRDIVLARVAADPAALPAKLLRLFFHDCFVRGCDASVLIDSTSGSTAEKDAAPNGSLGGFDVIDTAKAVLEAVCPGTVSCADIVALAARDAVSFQFGRDLWDVQLGRRDGVVSLASEALANIPSPSANFTTLEANFASKGLDVKDLVILSGAHTIGVGHCNVFAARLSNFAAGADPTLNAAYAAQLRAQCGPSASSNNATAVPMDPGSAARFDAHYYVNLKLGRGLFASDAALLTDRRAAGMIHRLTRQGYFLEEFKNAVRKMGRVGVLTGGQGEIRRNCRALNN